One segment of Erigeron canadensis isolate Cc75 chromosome 2, C_canadensis_v1, whole genome shotgun sequence DNA contains the following:
- the LOC122587648 gene encoding putative F-box/LRR-repeat protein At4g15060 gives MDRKTRKNVEGDRLSNLPDELIHKVFFSIDIKDAISTSALSSRWRFVWTTLPYLNFSSEDFSGPSTFNKFVSRVLRHHNYKIDVYSLKLKLTHDIVREGLFKKLLLYAISHNVQQLTVSCLFEKSITFPLHLFCSKSLKHLRLTGGVSSSFCSVNYSTLGKDWKLSALTTLHLDYIKFNGDDTLLLSKCPNLKVLTLNHFRTKKRDPFCICHPQISSLTLENGDSTLEWKCIDVVAPQLENLHIINCYGRYKVSAPHLASLLFKGYKPLQFSEDDMCSLEKVHLCTYHPKCYGVGANEIVALLQRLRNGGANVEEGEKVSISTEVRNYLLDSSPSATLRIVSHETLRAYRNAKSARTLMSRLWTMLEDEKNSKNSMPYMDQRNAIVNRDKAKMHEQEIAQVENQRAQPFEKMETHISEMMGQIKSSCEDLGLKVDQGRAKTVKIISTLQEIKMLLTKLPASKKDKLQAEFSNLCVETDTVVKRIIDRVKIQYDEKHSHVIDCFHKLTSQPDRLIQEH, from the exons ATGGATCGTAAAACCAGAAAGAATGTGGAAGGTGATAGACTAAGCAACTTGCCCGATGAACTTATTCATAAAGTCTTCTTTTCCATTGACATCAAAGATGCTATAAGCACCAGTGCTTTGTCATCTAGATGGAGGTTTGTTTGGACTACATTGCCCTATCTCAATTTTTCAAGTGAAGATTTTTCTGGGCCATCCACATTCAACAAATTTGTGAGTCGTGTTTTGCGTCACCACAATTATAAGATAGACGTGTATTCACTTAAGCTCAAGCTGACACATGATATCGTTCGCGAAGGGCTCTTCAAAAAGCTTCTTTTGTATGCAATTTCTCATAATGTACAACAGCTGACAGTTTCATGTTTGTTTGAGAAGAGCATTACTTTCCCTCTTCATCTCTTCTGCTCCAAGTCTCTCAAACATCTTAGGTTGACTGGCGGTGTGTCTTCCAGTTTCTGTTCTGTTAACTATTCTACACTTGGTAAAGATTGGAAGCTCTCCGCTTTAACAACATTGCATCTAGATTACATCAAATTTAATGGTGACGATACGCTGCTGCTCTCCAAGTGTCCAAACTTGAAAGTTCTCACCTTAAATCACTTCAGAACGAAAAAGAGAGATCCATTTTGTATTTGTCATCCTCAAATTTCTAGTCTCACGCTTGAAAATGGAGACTCGACCTTAGAATGGAAATGTATTGATGTGGTTGCACCTCAACTAGAAAATCTTCACATTATAAATTGCTATGGGCGATACAAGGTTTCGGCTCCTCATCTTGCCTCCTTGCTCTTCAAAGGTTATAAACCTTTGCAGTTCTCTGAAGATGATATGTGTTCTTTGGAAAAGGTGCATTTATGTACTTACCATCCAAAATGTTATGGTGTTGGTGCTAATGAAATTGTTGCTCTACTCCAACGACTCCGCAATGGTGGAG CAAATGTGGAAGAAGGCGAGAAAGTTAGCATATCTACTGAAGTCAGAAACTATTTGCTTGATAGTTCTCCAAGTGCCACCCTCAGAATAGTATCACATGAG ACGCTTAGGGCTTATAGGAATGCCAAGTCAGCTCGAACCCTTATGTCAAGATTATGGACCATGCTAGAGGATGAGAAAAACAGCAAGAACAGTATGCCTTATATGGATCAAAGGAACGCAATAGTGAATAGAGACAAGGCAAAGATGCATGAGCAAGAAATTGCACAAGTTGAGAATCAGAGGGCACAGCCGTTTGAGAAAATGGAAACACACATCTCCGAAATGATGGGACAGATCAAAAGCTCTTGCGAAGATCTTGGTTTGAAGGTTGATCAAGGAAGAGCAAAGACTGTCAAAATCATTTCTACGTTGCAAGAAATTAAAATGTTATTGACAAAGCTTCCTGCATCAAAGAAGGACAAGTTACAAGCAGAGTTTTCTAATCTGTGCGTAGAGACCGACACTGTTGTGAAGAGAATAATTGATCGTGTGAAAATCCAATATGATGAGAAGCACAGCCATGTGATTGACTGTTTTCACAAGTTGACTTCACAACCGGATCGACTAATCCAAGAGCATTAG